In Phormidium ambiguum IAM M-71, one DNA window encodes the following:
- the phoU gene encoding phosphate signaling complex protein PhoU, with protein sequence MNSSSFNPPPERINFERSLRRLERDVLRMGALVEQSFRLSHQSLFNRDLAAAETIPLIDKQIDQLYRQIELDCAALITLQAPVAQDVRLLSAYMQLVRDLERIGDYAKDLGEISVKLFPYPPHDYLAEIAAMSHQAQAMLAMSLAALADLDAEAGIRVKQQDDVVDIAYETFYQRLAGQRDIKGVVEPILLLVLVLRHLERMADHATNIGQRVAYIVTGHRS encoded by the coding sequence GTGAACTCCTCTTCTTTCAACCCCCCACCCGAACGCATCAACTTTGAGCGCAGTCTCAGGCGCTTAGAACGCGATGTCTTACGCATGGGCGCACTAGTAGAACAATCATTCCGTCTCTCTCACCAATCCCTATTTAACCGTGACTTAGCCGCAGCTGAGACAATACCCTTAATTGATAAACAAATTGACCAACTCTACCGTCAAATAGAGTTAGACTGCGCTGCCTTAATCACATTACAAGCACCAGTCGCCCAAGACGTGCGCCTATTAAGCGCCTATATGCAATTAGTCCGCGATTTAGAGCGAATAGGCGATTATGCCAAAGATTTAGGCGAAATATCTGTCAAACTCTTTCCCTACCCACCCCATGATTATCTCGCAGAAATCGCAGCTATGTCCCATCAAGCTCAAGCAATGTTAGCAATGAGCCTAGCAGCTTTAGCCGACTTAGATGCAGAAGCCGGAATCCGAGTCAAACAACAAGATGATGTCGTTGATATCGCCTACGAAACTTTTTACCAACGCCTAGCCGGACAACGCGACATCAAAGGCGTAGTTGAACCCATCCTACTGCTAGTCTTAGTCCTCCGCCACCTAGAACGTATGGCAGACCACGCCACCAACATCGGTCAAAGAGTAGCATATATCGTCACGGGACATCGTTCTTGA
- a CDS encoding PhoX family protein: MKLKRRDFLLFLGAGAATVALGTYLIQQKKGILRGVGFQPIKGPMPLETQDIPLAQQIADFSKYEVADDLVLPEGYTYDIVGVWGEKIRDSRFGYNNDYLSFIETDKDEGYLTINFEYISAIPWFQTFEKVIGKKLPLAEIKATLEKGEKRGINAFALPSEQAELKAKIQLVCEEALIDQGIGVISIRKNAEGKWERTNSAADRRITGISGLKDGRYLDVSGPGVFVFRKQTGQGYVDKLGAKIIGTFGNCAGGTTPWGTVLSAEENFQNQVPEPVYADGTSFDPSEHRFVIGDGELYGQGNVLGLAGNKYGWIVEIDPANPNDYGIKHTWLGRYRHEAVGVRAEAGKPLAFYSGCDRRGGHLYKFVSTGKVQDPKDKANSNLLRYGMLYAAQFNPDGTGKWIPLKPSTLVNPVLPSNLVGRLLPLPKRPEGGIYKAKSDAEIAKFKQKFKTLGDLYTGTPEEKQGAILIDAHFAANAAGATCTARPEDTEIASDGSLYISFTSGTPGGDGAPDKRIFKGPKGETPWEYGWIMHLIENENQPDALTFQWKMLAVGGEPVSGGAGFSNPDNIVFDNNQNVWMVTDMSTGKMNNPKDKERIGIFGNNSIWFIPTNDDNAGNAYLFGMGPMECETTGLFFTQDQQTLFLSVQHPGEKYGIRQNYNAETRKFSMHATDGEKFTQTRNIPIGSNWPGKAANDPPKPAVVAIRRSDSQPIG, from the coding sequence ATGAAACTGAAACGCCGAGACTTCCTGTTATTTTTGGGAGCGGGTGCTGCCACAGTTGCTCTAGGTACGTATCTTATTCAGCAAAAAAAAGGTATTTTGAGGGGTGTTGGCTTTCAACCAATAAAAGGGCCGATGCCTCTAGAAACTCAAGATATTCCACTGGCACAACAAATAGCAGATTTTAGTAAGTACGAAGTAGCAGATGACTTAGTATTACCAGAAGGTTACACTTACGATATTGTTGGTGTTTGGGGAGAAAAAATCAGGGATTCTCGATTTGGTTATAACAATGATTATTTATCTTTTATAGAAACTGATAAAGACGAAGGATATCTAACGATTAATTTTGAATATATAAGTGCTATACCTTGGTTTCAAACCTTCGAGAAAGTTATTGGTAAAAAATTACCGCTTGCTGAAATTAAAGCAACTTTGGAGAAAGGTGAAAAAAGAGGAATTAACGCTTTTGCCTTACCATCTGAACAGGCAGAATTAAAAGCAAAAATTCAACTAGTTTGCGAAGAAGCTCTAATAGACCAAGGAATTGGCGTTATTTCAATTCGCAAAAATGCTGAAGGAAAATGGGAAAGAACAAATTCTGCGGCTGACCGTCGGATTACTGGAATTAGTGGGTTAAAAGATGGTAGATATTTAGATGTTAGTGGCCCCGGCGTGTTTGTGTTTCGGAAACAAACTGGACAAGGTTACGTAGATAAATTAGGGGCAAAAATTATTGGTACTTTTGGTAATTGTGCTGGCGGGACAACTCCTTGGGGTACGGTTTTAAGTGCAGAAGAAAACTTCCAAAATCAAGTTCCCGAACCAGTTTATGCTGATGGTACTTCCTTTGATCCTAGCGAACACAGATTTGTGATTGGTGATGGCGAATTGTATGGCCAAGGTAATGTACTGGGATTAGCTGGTAATAAATATGGCTGGATTGTGGAAATAGACCCAGCAAACCCGAATGATTATGGAATTAAACATACTTGGTTAGGACGCTACAGACATGAAGCTGTAGGAGTTAGAGCGGAAGCGGGTAAACCGTTGGCGTTTTATTCGGGGTGCGATCGCAGAGGCGGACATTTGTATAAATTTGTCAGCACAGGCAAAGTCCAAGACCCCAAAGACAAAGCTAACTCCAACCTTCTGCGTTACGGAATGCTCTACGCCGCCCAATTTAACCCCGACGGTACAGGTAAATGGATTCCCCTAAAACCGAGTACTCTTGTAAACCCCGTTTTACCCAGTAATTTAGTCGGTAGACTCCTACCCCTACCCAAACGTCCCGAAGGAGGCATCTACAAAGCCAAATCAGACGCAGAAATTGCCAAATTTAAACAAAAATTCAAAACTTTAGGCGACCTCTACACAGGCACTCCAGAGGAAAAACAAGGCGCAATCCTGATTGATGCTCATTTTGCCGCCAATGCTGCTGGTGCTACTTGTACTGCCCGTCCCGAAGACACAGAAATTGCCTCAGATGGTTCTTTGTACATTTCATTTACCTCTGGAACTCCCGGTGGAGATGGTGCTCCAGACAAACGCATTTTCAAAGGGCCAAAAGGCGAAACTCCTTGGGAGTATGGTTGGATTATGCACTTAATTGAAAATGAAAATCAACCAGATGCTTTAACATTTCAATGGAAAATGTTAGCAGTTGGTGGAGAACCAGTATCAGGTGGTGCAGGTTTTTCTAATCCAGACAATATCGTATTTGACAACAATCAAAATGTCTGGATGGTAACAGATATGTCTACTGGAAAAATGAATAATCCTAAAGACAAAGAAAGGATTGGTATCTTTGGAAATAATTCTATTTGGTTTATTCCTACTAATGATGATAATGCTGGTAATGCTTATCTATTCGGTATGGGGCCAATGGAATGTGAAACTACAGGGCTATTTTTTACCCAAGATCAACAAACATTATTTTTATCAGTACAACATCCCGGAGAAAAATACGGAATTAGGCAAAATTATAATGCGGAAACTCGCAAATTTAGTATGCACGCAACCGATGGGGAAAAATTCACCCAAACTCGCAATATTCCCATAGGCTCTAATTGGCCGGGAAAAGCTGCCAACGACCCGCCAAAACCTGCGGTAGTTGCGATTCGTCGCTCAGATAGTCAACCTATTGGCTAG
- a CDS encoding Crp/Fnr family transcriptional regulator yields the protein MLISSPTSINCPPLKQLTFSRYDLLSLQSDILWKIERGVVRTVTWSEDGKPIILGFWGAGDLVGKPLTSLEPYQIECLTSVEVNLIPSSVWYQFIDAAISHIRLSEELLNIVHSRPVPSRLLQLLDWLARKFGREVEQGKLIELPLTHQTLSEAICTTRVTVTRLLKQFEEEGILKRHGRYLVLCQPVQKL from the coding sequence ATGTTGATTTCTTCGCCTACTTCTATAAATTGTCCCCCTCTCAAACAGCTAACATTCAGTCGTTATGACCTACTATCATTACAATCTGATATTTTGTGGAAAATTGAACGGGGAGTTGTGCGGACTGTCACTTGGAGTGAAGATGGCAAACCAATTATTTTGGGATTTTGGGGGGCAGGAGATCTTGTGGGAAAACCTCTCACTAGTCTAGAACCTTATCAAATAGAATGTTTAACTAGTGTGGAAGTAAATTTGATCCCTAGTAGTGTTTGGTATCAATTTATTGATGCGGCAATTTCTCATATTAGACTCAGCGAAGAATTACTAAACATAGTGCATTCTAGACCAGTGCCTTCTCGTTTATTACAACTCTTAGATTGGTTAGCTCGCAAATTTGGTCGAGAAGTGGAACAAGGAAAATTAATTGAATTACCATTGACCCATCAAACTCTTTCCGAAGCAATTTGTACAACCAGAGTCACTGTTACTAGACTCTTGAAACAATTTGAGGAGGAAGGAATCTTAAAGCGTCATGGTCGTTATTTGGTTTTATGTCAGCCAGTACAGAAGTTGTAG
- a CDS encoding iron uptake porin, whose product MSRTLWHTLKLSPAVLSAVIIAANGAVAAENSAKPLLKENTAVTDVPVGTSPNQSNLEVATLPSTDVSSNSPNKEQVAQNTDLGNEPAVNNTLDQINQYTQEPTPAAQNGEGTEATESLDQVTSVSQLRDVDPTSWAFQALQSLVERYGCIEGYPDRTFRGNRAMTRYEFAAGLNSCLDRIQELIAALPQGIGKEDLERLRRLQEEFAAELATLRGRVDSLEARVTEVEANQFSTTTKLRGEVVFGIASVFGDERAVPSGSPRDFRDLEDNAIFGYRARLNFDASFTGKDLLRVRLQARNMTQFDRPVTGTSMTRLSYDGDSGNEVDIDDLYYRFPIGDNIRVWLIANSGEFNDTVNTLHSNFDSSSTGSISRFGRFNPIYYTVNTSSSAGAVVNFDFGSIGLDLGYLTPRANRPDNKNGLFDGEHGALAQLVLFPKGNFNVGLTYLRYYSPGSNVNVTNSTGSSFASRPFGSVATESNSFGAEMKWRVAPSFQIAGWFGYTMAEAKSGAYRGANADVINYAVSLGFPDLGAKGNFLGLLAGVPPKVTSNDLDGSFRGIAVPDNKDDDTSYHFEAFYRIKVNDNISITPGAFVILNPEHNDRNDTIWVGTVRTTFSF is encoded by the coding sequence ATGTCACGAACTCTTTGGCACACTCTGAAATTGAGTCCTGCCGTATTAAGCGCCGTAATCATCGCAGCTAATGGAGCAGTAGCGGCAGAAAATTCCGCCAAACCGCTCTTGAAAGAAAATACGGCTGTTACAGACGTACCTGTTGGGACTTCTCCCAACCAATCAAATCTCGAAGTAGCTACTTTACCATCAACTGATGTTAGCTCCAACTCCCCAAACAAAGAGCAAGTAGCACAAAACACTGACCTGGGGAATGAGCCAGCTGTTAACAATACCCTAGATCAAATCAACCAATATACCCAAGAACCAACTCCCGCCGCGCAAAACGGAGAAGGAACTGAGGCAACAGAAAGTTTGGACCAAGTAACTTCGGTTTCCCAATTACGGGACGTAGACCCAACCAGCTGGGCGTTCCAAGCATTACAATCTTTGGTAGAGCGTTACGGTTGTATTGAAGGTTATCCCGATCGCACTTTCCGCGGCAACCGCGCCATGACTCGTTACGAGTTTGCCGCAGGTTTAAATAGCTGCTTAGACCGGATTCAAGAGTTAATCGCCGCATTACCTCAAGGCATAGGTAAAGAAGACTTAGAGCGTTTGCGCCGCTTACAAGAAGAATTTGCCGCCGAACTAGCTACTCTACGTGGTCGGGTAGATTCCTTAGAAGCCAGAGTTACAGAAGTAGAAGCTAATCAGTTTTCTACTACAACCAAACTCAGAGGCGAAGTAGTTTTTGGTATTGCTAGCGTGTTTGGCGATGAGAGAGCAGTACCTTCTGGAAGTCCACGAGATTTTCGAGATTTAGAAGATAATGCCATCTTCGGTTATCGAGCGCGTCTCAACTTTGATGCCAGCTTTACGGGCAAAGATTTGTTGAGAGTAAGATTACAAGCTCGTAATATGACTCAGTTCGATCGCCCGGTGACAGGAACCAGCATGACTCGTTTGAGTTATGACGGCGATAGCGGTAATGAAGTTGACATTGATGACCTTTACTATCGCTTCCCCATTGGTGACAATATCAGAGTTTGGTTAATTGCAAACAGCGGTGAGTTTAACGACACAGTTAATACTTTGCACTCCAACTTTGACAGTTCTAGCACCGGATCGATTTCCCGATTTGGGCGCTTCAACCCCATTTACTACACAGTAAACACTTCCTCTAGTGCTGGAGCAGTAGTTAACTTTGATTTTGGATCGATCGGCCTAGATTTAGGTTACTTAACTCCCAGAGCTAACAGACCCGATAACAAAAATGGATTGTTTGATGGTGAACATGGTGCTTTGGCACAGTTAGTTTTATTCCCCAAAGGCAACTTTAATGTTGGGCTAACCTACCTCCGTTATTATTCACCTGGCAGTAACGTAAACGTTACTAATAGCACTGGTAGTAGTTTTGCTTCCAGACCTTTTGGTTCTGTTGCCACAGAATCAAACTCGTTTGGTGCAGAAATGAAGTGGCGAGTTGCTCCTAGTTTCCAGATTGCTGGTTGGTTTGGCTACACTATGGCTGAAGCTAAATCAGGAGCATACAGAGGTGCTAATGCTGATGTGATCAACTATGCCGTCAGCTTAGGTTTCCCCGACCTTGGTGCTAAAGGTAACTTCTTAGGGTTATTGGCTGGTGTACCACCGAAAGTTACCAGCAATGACTTAGATGGTTCTTTTAGAGGCATTGCAGTACCCGACAATAAGGATGACGATACTTCCTACCATTTTGAAGCTTTCTATCGCATCAAAGTCAACGACAATATTTCCATCACTCCTGGTGCGTTTGTGATTCTGAATCCAGAACATAACGATCGCAATGACACCATTTGGGTAGGAACTGTACGGACTACCTTTAGTTTCTAA
- the rplS gene encoding 50S ribosomal protein L19, producing MHAQEIIRSIEESYLKKDLPQIYVGDTIKVGVVIQEGGKERTQPYEGVVIAKRNGGINETITVRRVFQNVGVERVFLLHSPRISSIKIIRRGDVRRAKLYYLRDRVGKATRLKQRFDRPTN from the coding sequence ATGCACGCGCAAGAAATTATCCGATCGATTGAAGAGTCATATTTGAAAAAGGATCTGCCACAAATCTATGTTGGCGATACAATCAAAGTTGGCGTAGTAATCCAAGAAGGTGGCAAAGAACGCACACAGCCTTATGAAGGTGTCGTGATTGCCAAACGTAATGGCGGAATCAACGAAACCATTACAGTCCGTCGAGTTTTCCAAAATGTGGGTGTAGAACGGGTATTTTTACTCCATTCTCCTCGGATTTCTAGCATTAAAATTATCCGTCGCGGCGATGTGCGTCGGGCTAAATTGTATTATCTGCGCGATCGCGTTGGTAAAGCGACTCGCCTGAAACAACGTTTCGATCGCCCCACCAACTAA
- the secE gene encoding preprotein translocase subunit SecE, whose protein sequence is MAKKDEAETEEKQAGFSAVKFLQGTKEELDKVVWPSRQQLISESAAVILMVILSALLIYLVDNFFGWGSAKVFG, encoded by the coding sequence GTGGCGAAAAAAGATGAAGCAGAAACTGAAGAAAAACAAGCTGGGTTTAGCGCCGTCAAGTTTTTACAAGGAACCAAAGAAGAACTAGATAAGGTAGTTTGGCCTAGTAGACAGCAGTTGATCAGCGAATCTGCTGCGGTAATTTTAATGGTTATTCTCTCGGCACTTTTGATTTATCTAGTAGACAACTTTTTTGGTTGGGGATCGGCAAAGGTGTTCGGATGA
- the nusG gene encoding transcription termination/antitermination protein NusG: protein MSFTTEEPDDREQRETASDAGLSAEDFHQGLRWYAVQVASGCEKRVKTNLEQRIETLDVADRIFQVQIPQTPAVKIRKDGSRQHSEEKVFPGYVLVQMIMDDESWQVVKNTPNVINFVGAEQKRRYGRGRGHVKPVPLSHTEVERIFRQAREQEPVVKIDMAVGDRIIVLSGPFKDFEGEVIEVSPERSKLKALLSIFGRDTPVELEFNQVQKQS from the coding sequence ATGAGTTTTACAACAGAGGAACCAGACGATCGGGAGCAGCGAGAAACAGCATCGGACGCAGGATTATCAGCAGAAGACTTTCACCAAGGACTTCGTTGGTATGCTGTGCAAGTAGCTTCTGGCTGTGAAAAGCGCGTCAAAACCAACCTGGAACAGCGCATCGAAACTTTAGATGTAGCTGACCGAATTTTTCAAGTCCAAATTCCTCAGACACCTGCTGTAAAAATCCGTAAGGATGGCAGCAGACAACATAGCGAAGAAAAAGTTTTCCCAGGCTATGTACTTGTCCAGATGATCATGGATGATGAAAGCTGGCAGGTTGTCAAAAACACACCAAATGTGATTAACTTTGTCGGGGCAGAACAAAAACGCCGTTACGGAAGGGGTAGAGGTCACGTCAAACCAGTGCCGCTAAGCCACACTGAAGTCGAAAGAATATTCAGGCAAGCACGCGAGCAAGAGCCTGTCGTGAAAATCGATATGGCTGTGGGAGACAGAATCATCGTCCTTTCGGGGCCTTTCAAAGATTTTGAAGGCGAGGTAATTGAAGTCAGCCCAGAGCGAAGCAAGCTAAAAGCACTACTATCGATATTTGGGCGGGATACGCCTGTGGAATTGGAATTTAATCAGGTTCAAAAACAAAGCTAA
- the rplK gene encoding 50S ribosomal protein L11, whose amino-acid sequence MAKKVVAMIKLALNAGKANPAPPVGPALGQHGVNIMAFCKEYNARTADQAGMVIPVEISVYEDRSFTFVLKTPPASVLITKAAGVAKGSDQPNRKKVGSITRAQLREIAQTKLPDLNANDIDAAMNIVEGTARNMGITVTD is encoded by the coding sequence ATGGCGAAAAAAGTTGTAGCAATGATTAAGTTGGCCTTGAATGCAGGCAAGGCCAATCCAGCCCCTCCTGTAGGCCCAGCACTGGGTCAGCATGGGGTGAATATTATGGCGTTTTGCAAAGAGTATAACGCCAGAACTGCCGATCAAGCTGGGATGGTCATCCCGGTAGAAATCTCGGTTTATGAAGATCGCAGTTTTACCTTTGTACTGAAAACTCCTCCAGCTTCGGTTTTAATTACCAAAGCAGCAGGAGTAGCTAAAGGTTCAGATCAACCTAATCGGAAGAAAGTTGGCTCAATTACTAGAGCGCAACTGCGAGAAATTGCCCAAACTAAATTGCCCGACCTCAATGCTAATGACATTGATGCGGCAATGAATATTGTGGAAGGTACAGCCCGGAATATGGGTATTACCGTTACAGATTAG
- the rplA gene encoding 50S ribosomal protein L1, with protein sequence MKKVSRRLEELRKKVEERPYQPLEALNLLKETATAKFPESAEAHIRLGIDPKYADQQLRTTVALPKGTGQTVRVAVIARGEKVTEASNAGADVVGSEELIDEIQKGRMDFDKLIATPDVMPQVAKLGKLLGPRGLMPSPKGGTVTFDIAAAIEEFKAGKLEFRADRTGIVHILFGKASFSAQDLLVNLKALQETIDRNRPSGAKGRYWRSVYISSTMGPSIEVDISALRDLKLTEAA encoded by the coding sequence GTGAAAAAAGTATCGCGCAGACTTGAAGAACTGCGAAAAAAAGTTGAAGAAAGACCTTACCAGCCGTTAGAAGCGCTGAATTTGTTAAAAGAGACAGCAACGGCGAAGTTTCCAGAGTCAGCAGAAGCTCACATTCGCTTGGGTATTGACCCAAAGTATGCTGACCAACAGTTGCGGACAACAGTAGCGTTGCCGAAAGGAACAGGTCAAACCGTGCGGGTGGCAGTAATCGCTCGTGGGGAGAAAGTAACAGAAGCAAGTAATGCAGGTGCGGATGTAGTAGGCTCGGAAGAGTTGATCGACGAAATCCAAAAAGGCAGAATGGATTTTGATAAGCTGATCGCAACTCCCGACGTGATGCCGCAAGTAGCAAAATTAGGTAAATTGCTTGGCCCTCGTGGTTTGATGCCGTCGCCAAAAGGTGGTACAGTAACTTTTGATATTGCAGCTGCGATCGAAGAGTTCAAAGCTGGTAAACTAGAATTTCGTGCCGATCGAACTGGGATTGTTCATATCCTATTTGGGAAAGCATCGTTCTCAGCACAAGATTTGCTGGTGAACTTGAAGGCGTTACAAGAGACGATCGATCGTAACCGCCCTTCTGGTGCTAAAGGTCGTTACTGGCGGAGCGTGTATATCTCTTCAACGATGGGACCATCAATCGAAGTTGATATTAGCGCCTTACGAGATTTAAAACTGACTGAGGCAGCTTAG
- the rplJ gene encoding 50S ribosomal protein L10: MGRTKESKDAIITELKESLSESQMAIVIDYQGLSVAEITDLRRRLRPKGASCKVTKNTLMGIAVDGDDRWQPMEEFLKGSSAFLLVKDDFGGAIKAYQDFQKATKKSALRGGVMDGKALSEADIKAIADLPSKEQLMAQIAGALNAVTAKIAIGIKEVPASVARGLQAYADKDKDNNGASNEAA; encoded by the coding sequence ATGGGTAGAACCAAAGAAAGTAAAGATGCGATTATCACCGAACTCAAGGAGAGCTTGAGCGAATCCCAGATGGCGATTGTCATCGACTACCAAGGACTATCCGTTGCTGAAATCACTGATTTGCGGCGGCGCTTGCGTCCCAAAGGTGCTAGTTGCAAGGTGACAAAAAACACCTTGATGGGCATTGCGGTTGATGGTGATGACAGATGGCAACCAATGGAGGAATTCCTGAAGGGTTCTTCAGCATTCTTGTTGGTGAAGGACGATTTTGGTGGCGCAATTAAAGCTTACCAAGACTTCCAAAAAGCCACTAAGAAGAGTGCTCTTCGCGGTGGTGTCATGGATGGTAAAGCTTTGAGTGAAGCTGATATCAAAGCGATCGCAGATTTGCCATCCAAGGAACAACTCATGGCACAAATTGCTGGTGCTTTGAATGCCGTAACCGCAAAAATTGCGATCGGAATCAAAGAAGTTCCTGCTTCTGTGGCGCGTGGTTTACAAGCTTACGCCGACAAAGACAAAGACAACAACGGTGCTTCCAACGAAGCAGCTTAG
- the rplL gene encoding 50S ribosomal protein L7/L12 — MSAVTDEILEKLKGLTLLEAAELVKQIEEAFGVSAAAPAGGMMMMAAPGAGAAPAEAAEEQTEFTVTLEDVPADKKIAVLKVVRGITGLGLKEAKDLVEATPKAIKENIKKEEAEDIKKQLEEAGGKVSVK, encoded by the coding sequence ATGTCTGCTGTAACCGATGAAATTTTGGAAAAACTAAAAGGCTTAACACTGTTAGAAGCTGCGGAATTAGTTAAGCAAATCGAAGAAGCTTTTGGTGTTAGTGCTGCTGCTCCCGCAGGTGGCATGATGATGATGGCTGCTCCTGGTGCTGGTGCTGCTCCTGCTGAAGCAGCTGAAGAACAAACCGAATTTACCGTAACCTTGGAAGATGTTCCTGCTGATAAGAAGATTGCGGTTCTGAAGGTAGTTCGTGGTATTACTGGCTTAGGTCTGAAAGAAGCTAAAGATTTAGTAGAAGCTACTCCTAAAGCTATTAAGGAAAACATCAAGAAAGAAGAAGCTGAAGATATCAAGAAACAATTGGAAGAAGCTGGCGGTAAAGTTTCCGTTAAGTAA
- a CDS encoding serine/threonine-protein kinase, with amino-acid sequence MQTFLNNRYQIIRSLAVGGFGHTFLAEDTHLPSRRRCVIKQLKPIAQNAQVYQLTQQRFHREATILEKLGDSHDQIPQLYAYFEENQEFYLVQEFIEGETLTEQIQKQGKLSDRTVQNILINILPILEFIHTQGIIHRDIKPDNIILRQRDNKPVLIDFGALKETMITAVNSQGNPTHSMVIGTPGFMSIEQAAGKPIYSSDLYSLGLTAIYLLTGKLPQELEVDPQTSEFIWHQYAANIDPNLVAVLDRSIKSHPKDRYPTARQMLDALQTSPTPVNPNNLSQQATVAVSPARASRQTVALPTNSSSRGMGGKIAIAAAILVASVVGIILAKTPPRTPEKAIVPSPTAPQPRTPERSRGAGEQEIRGETSLPTRTPQQSRGAGEQGSRGETSLPTRTPQQSKEETFSPAPTPITESPAVSLPSPSPTLSPETVPTPEVTETPSPIPTPTQTEPETPTSTPTQVQQNIPAFPVGTPISTVKQALGKPSFDTRGQWNTRAVSYTDYLPGQISLGYLYDPQTQVIRETEIAFNQSVELPTIQKTVDELLLGSVGDDINRKLENVYQRQSRKERFTSGSLKGEIIRDKKDQIYIAIWDADLR; translated from the coding sequence ATGCAAACGTTTTTGAACAATCGCTATCAAATTATTCGATCGCTCGCCGTTGGTGGATTTGGTCACACTTTTTTAGCAGAAGATACTCATTTACCTTCCCGTCGGCGCTGTGTAATTAAGCAACTTAAACCGATCGCGCAAAACGCCCAAGTTTATCAGTTAACTCAACAACGTTTCCACCGAGAAGCAACTATTTTAGAGAAACTGGGTGACTCTCACGATCAAATTCCTCAGTTATATGCTTACTTTGAAGAAAATCAAGAGTTTTATTTAGTTCAAGAATTTATCGAAGGAGAAACATTAACCGAACAAATCCAAAAACAAGGTAAATTAAGCGATCGCACTGTCCAAAACATCCTCATCAATATTTTACCAATCCTCGAATTTATTCATACTCAAGGCATCATTCATCGAGATATTAAACCAGACAATATAATTTTGCGCCAACGAGATAACAAACCTGTATTAATTGATTTTGGCGCACTCAAAGAAACTATGATAACGGCAGTAAATTCTCAAGGCAATCCAACTCACTCAATGGTAATTGGAACGCCGGGATTTATGTCTATTGAACAAGCTGCTGGTAAACCCATTTACTCAAGCGATTTGTATAGTTTAGGATTAACAGCTATCTATTTATTGACGGGGAAATTACCCCAAGAATTAGAAGTAGATCCTCAAACAAGTGAGTTTATTTGGCATCAATATGCCGCAAATATTGACCCCAACTTAGTAGCAGTTTTGGATCGATCGATCAAATCTCATCCCAAAGATCGCTATCCTACCGCCCGTCAAATGCTCGATGCTTTACAAACTTCCCCCACTCCCGTCAATCCCAACAATCTCTCGCAACAAGCAACAGTAGCAGTTTCTCCCGCTAGGGCATCTAGACAAACTGTAGCATTACCCACAAATTCCTCTAGTAGAGGAATGGGGGGAAAAATTGCGATCGCAGCAGCTATACTCGTCGCCTCTGTTGTCGGTATCATCTTGGCAAAAACTCCGCCAAGAACGCCAGAAAAAGCGATCGTACCCTCTCCCACAGCACCACAACCTCGCACTCCAGAGAGGAGCAGGGGAGCAGGAGAGCAGGAGATCAGAGGGGAAACATCCTTACCAACTCGCACTCCACAACAGAGCAGGGGAGCAGGGGAGCAGGGGAGCAGGGGGGAAACATCCTTACCAACTCGCACTCCACAACAGAGCAAGGAGGAAACATTCTCGCCAGCGCCGACTCCTATTACAGAATCCCCAGCAGTATCACTCCCTTCACCTTCACCGACACTCTCACCTGAAACCGTACCAACTCCAGAAGTTACCGAAACGCCTTCCCCCATACCAACCCCAACCCAAACCGAACCAGAAACACCAACTAGCACTCCCACACAGGTACAGCAAAACATACCTGCTTTTCCTGTTGGTACGCCGATTAGTACTGTCAAACAAGCTTTAGGTAAACCAAGTTTCGATACTAGAGGACAATGGAATACTCGCGCCGTTAGCTATACCGATTATTTACCAGGTCAAATCAGCTTAGGCTATTTATACGATCCCCAAACTCAAGTGATTCGGGAAACGGAAATAGCTTTTAACCAATCCGTTGAGCTTCCTACCATTCAAAAAACAGTAGACGAATTACTTTTGGGTAGCGTTGGGGATGACATTAATCGAAAACTCGAAAATGTCTATCAACGACAATCGAGAAAGGAAAGGTTCACCAGTGGTTCCTTGAAAGGCGAAATCATCCGAGATAAAAAAGATCAAATCTATATCGCCATTTGGGATGCAGATTTAAGATAA